ATTACTGAAAGTTGTGAACTCTACATTCACTGTGCACTGCATATTCATGAAATATTGATATCATGTGACTTAATTTCAGATTTCAAATTTCTGTAACTTAATGTAATCACGTTTACAGAATAGCACATAATCATCTAACAAAAGGGTTGGAAAACAGATGTTTGGTTCACAAGAATAAAGTTTATACAAAGTAGATCAACATAGAATGAAAGCAATAGATTTAGtccaaatgtttgtttgtttgatacTCAACTACAAATGATGTGTCAAAGATTACAGTAGTACAGAATACAATGCAGTCAATAATTCTAAAACAAGAATCATCTATTGAATAATGTGATGTTCTTGTGTGTTAGCCATGAAACAGGTTGGTAATCCAGACAATCTAAATGGTAAGTGTATCTGACATAGTCAGAGCTCTTTTAGTCCCGATAAGCTTCTATTTAATTTTGTCCTTTCTTGattgaataagaaaaaaatggcATCCTCAGCAGAGATAGATATTGTATTGGTGTGAAtagttttacagaaaaaaagctaaagaaTGGAAGcaattaaagaaaaaggagaTGTGTTGAGTTGTGCGAAAACACAAAAGCATTGAACCAAACTATGGaatgaaaactgaaacacagaacgTTTGTCATATAGTTAGttagtaagtaaaaaaataagtaTTTCATTACATCCAATTGGCTGAGAGCTTTCAAGGCAATAAGTAATCCAAGTTAACTTTACTTAACATTTACTTAAATGCACTGTATGGCACCACTAGTAGTGCTATGgagcaatgtttttatataCAGGAGTGTGATGGTAGTGTTCCATTATAACTGAGTGCACAGGGTATTTCTGTACATTTCCCACTATATTCCCAGAGAGGTGTAGTTCATAAACCAGTCAGTCTGCAGCCTTGCTGTAAAACCCACAGCTCAAGTTAAAGCTTCCAAAACTTCTGCCTTCTTAAGACCTTGACATTTTGTTGCTTAATCATTCTGTTTAATTTAGGTTTCTAACTATTATGTGAGATTAGACAGATTAAACATAACATATAGTTAGTTTCAcgatacagtatgtatgtatttaacaATAAAGAATTTCACTGTGATAGGTGTTAACTTCACCCCACCTAACAACATTAGCCTGAGAAACATCAGTTACAGAATTTGAATTGCAACTCTTAAAGCCTGCAGTTCTTTGAAGTTAGTTCAAGTCTACATCCTCCTGATTTCTAATCAGAGTTCTAATGATTCTAGTGGCTGCACTATAATCACAGTTCACAATAACACTGGTGTAATCTAGCTTCCCTTACAATTAAAAGTGTGCAGAGTAGTTTCATCTTCATGCAACCAACAACTGAGCAATCATAGTGTGGCCAGGTGCCGAGTGGCATGCTTCTTCATAAAAAGCTTCTTTTAACATTCCAAATGAAATATATTACGCTGTTCTATTTTCCCACATATGGTGAAAGGTAAATCataatagaaataaacactgataattGACGGAGTTAAACTGAAATTGCACTTGCCTGATTTTTTCTTTGGTCTGGATTTTTTCGTGGCCACTGTTGGTATGTCCTCTGCAAATATCTTTGTGTTGGCTTACATTCGGCAGCAGGGTATTCCCCAGCATACATTAAATCAGGAAATCTTCTACAGAAGCATGAGCAAACAAGAGCCGATTTGGATGTCAAAGATTTGACTGATTACATACTGTAGTACGCTAACATAAAGGTAAAAGCTCCTCAATCAAAtaccccccccaaaaaaatagaaagaaggCACTTTGATCCATTATATAACAAGTTGCACCTCACAGTCTCAGCAGTTCTTCTGAGAAAGTCTGTTTCTGAAAAGCATAAAGCATAGACCTCCATCCGCAGGTGGAAATGTCTCTTAAATGCATATCATCCACTCTGAGGGAGCCCCCCTGTCCACACAATAGCCAGCGACAGTGTAAGCATCTTCCCCCACTGTGTTCCACCCCACAGGCAGTACACACCGATAGGCAGAAAAACCAGTGGGAGTGATCCAGCCCTCCTGAGATCAGTGTTCTACAGCGTTggttgacatttttcatttttgccttCCTCcccatgtgtctgtgtcttatTCTTCAGCAGGCGTAAtgagctgatgttgtgttgtcgACAGAGAAGGGGAGAATTACTGCAACGGCTAAAGGGACCTCCTCACTCCTCTGCATTGCTGGAACACTGTTAGCTCTCACAGCATGTGAGATGTGTTACTGGCTGCGTGGACTGACTACACAGAGCTATTCTGTTTCCAATGGATATGAAACATTTATAATACATGGTAATTtgtgttgctgcttgttgtttttttacacaacTGGTACAATAATTCTGGAAAAATCTGGAAATATTTTTTGCATGCGATCTATATTTACTACCCTAGGGGGCAAAGAGAAAGTATTACTCCTTAAATATTCTGTTTCACCTCTGAGTACTGATTGGACAAATAAATAGCTACTTAAAATGGCATCTAACTGCACATTATATGACATTGGGCTCAGGACTAAATATTGCCGACAACATGTTCACAGCTTGTTCAAACACACTAGGAAATTCTTTAATTAAATCTAGGCTAATTTACAGATATACTCGAAGGTACTAATAATGATTCCAGGCACAAATGCACAATGTGCAGTAAGTATACAATAGTTACTACTTTGATAATTGCAAATATCTACAGGTTAAATTACTAACGATTATGTAATtttgtttatgtattattatgtattataccCTTTTATTTTCTTGGCAGCTGTGCTTCAcgactgtattttttttttttttttcgtgctGAATCTGACAGTCTATTCAGCTTTACATCTTGTCATTTTACTAGATGACGGTGATAAAAGCTAAAAACCTTGATTAACAGTCTAACCTGGATGGTAACGATGGTTACCACCCCATATCTAATATTGACATAACCTCCCAGCCAGCTCCACAAAACATCTTACAGCTcattgttttccatttcatgATCTTCCTTTTCTCTAAAAGTGGTGTCTGACATGCTGTAGGAACTTCAGAGGACAGTAATGTGTAGAAATGGGTAGGACATTCACACAAAAGAAGTGTAGATAGTTATTAGTAGATAAGTTACAGGGCctatttattagtatttatcaGTCACTGTGCTGATATTTATGATCTGCTACTTTTGTATCAGCACAAGATGGCTACTGACCTCTAAGGAGCTAAATAATTCAAGACCTGGGACAGCTTTCACTATTGCAGTGTTTACTCAAGGATATGTCCTTGACTATTTTTTTCAAGAGCTGTAACACCTTCTATATTATGTCGTAGAGAATGTGAGCATGCAAACTTGAAATCTCTCACAAACTCCTTTACGCACCTTAGCTTCTGGCTACTCCAATTAATTTCAGGTCTTATAAACAACTTGATTATCCTTTCCTggattttgtctttattatagAACATGAATTTGTTGATCTACTTAATAAAGCAACATGACGATGTAGGGGATTTCCACAGTCTAACTGCAGCCCCACCTGTTCACTCATATTCATGGTCCAGAAGGAAGACAACACTGAGGAAACTATCCAAACACACTGGAAAGGTGCCACCGTCACACTTGGTGGTGACATATAAAGTTCTCAGCAACAGGTCTTgccaaaaatgtaataactaTATAAACTATACTATATCTAAATTACTATATAAACGTACTTACTATATAAACATGCAGTTTTCTAAATAATAATCAACTGTTCTTAATCATTGAGAGAATCACGTAACTCTGCAGTTTTCTGTATTGGCTGGGTCTTGAATAGTCAGTCTACAGCTTGTTTTTACTGCCCCCAAATGGCAAATAAATTCAGACTGGGCACTGCActcattaatatttttaaatcaaaaatattAACGAGTCCAGTGTGTCAGAAAACTATGTTAAAATGTCGACTCAGAATGACAAAACCACAGAGAATTACCACCCAGACAtattttaacagatttttagtaatatttagtgtatttttatttaatattttttcattatttacatttagttttatttgtttatttatttattaaactatctgacaaaattattttaaaatcatttttttaaatatatatttaaacataatcatgaaattaaattaaaaattaattcatGACCAATAAATCCTAATTATTAAAGTTACTGTAACAGGTGAAATGTGACATGGAaatgaacaaaattaaaaacagcaaaatgacaGGGAAACTAAGTGCACActccagaaaataaaaaacagtaaacagtatggATCATAAAGATGCATGACATCACACCAGGTGGTAGACATTATCATGCTGCTGGGTATTAAGTAGATGTTATGGATTCAAAATTGGACCTCTCCCTGATCAGTAGAGGGGAAAGAGGCATACAGGGCTGGGCTAAAGTTAGCAGTGATGTCTTCCTGTGTAACAAGAGAGACGCCGGCCCACTAACATCACAAAAATCTAAGGCCTGGCACATTCCGCTGTATAAATAACTGGGAGAGTTGGTGGATGAGGGGGCGGGACATAGAGACAtttgaagagggagagagagagagagagcgagagagagagagaatggatGCATGCAGTATCACTGAGTGATGGGACAGCTGTAGACTATGCACATGACAGAGCAGTAGAGAGCTGTATCAAACTGAAGGTTAAAGTGGAGAGTCAAAGCAAAACTTCAGGTCTCTGATCATATTTGAAACCTCATTGAAGGGTTTTGAAGAAAGCTCATAGGATTTTGACGAACACAGAAAGGCCTACACTAATGTTCGTATGCAGTAGTTACATTATTTATGCAGCATAACATCACACTTCCCGTCTAGTTTGACATTATTTTGACTGtacaacacaaaacatccaGTTGCACGAGTGTGCCTCAATCCTCATCAAGTCAATGCTAAAAATGTTCTTGTCCAGCTGAAAGTCATAAAATTAACACATTGGTCATACTAGCACCAGAACTAAATCTATGTGACAGTTGTGTGAAAAGCAAAACCACTTTTAACTAATGTTTCTATGTTATCTATGCTAGCTCAAATATTGCTCTTATAGTGCATCTCAATAGTGTGATGAAGGAGCACTTCTCtattgtactgtatttccaAATTTAGTGGTTCTGTTGATGGATGCAGCAATACATTACTGATGTGTTGACACAGCGACGGAAATGCGAAAACTTGAGCAATGTACAGTGTACATGGTACTATAGCTCTGTCTATAATGTGTTCTCACTCAATAAAACTGATGgtataattactgcatggatatTCATAGAAATAACGACAGGTGATTAAATGCTTTGTTGTCCTATTGTTAACGTTCAAGTTGTCACATTTGATAATTATATGGATCCTGTCCAACCATTCAGTATTAATACAGCAAAGGAAATACTGGacactgtgggtttttttttcttttgtttgtttgtttgcttttgctgtCCACACTATAGGAAATCTGTGTCCAGTCTGCAGACATCACCACTCTTAGTAAAGTAATCAGGTTTTTGTCCTAGACTTGCTCAAAGCATCTTGTTATAGCCTCGATTCAGCACACTGTTACATAAGCACCACAGTTTATATTTCTCCAGCATCAACAAATGTTAATCGTTTACCAAATCCATATATTAAACTGACTGAATTGTATTAAGCAGTAAAGGGTTTCAACATCTTTTCATGCAACTACATGCCCACATATACTCTCTCAGCAAGAAAAGCAAATTGAAGAGTGAGTTTCCACTCCACACTTGTGGTGAGGACTGCAGAACAATCAAAGCGTGTCTGATTTGATGGTGTATATGATGGGCATATTAGTGTTTCTGGTAATATCATCTTTCAAAGCAGATGAGGTGATCAAAGCTGAATTTAGAGGAGTGCTGCCGATCACAAGAAGCAgattaaaaagtttttaatgcAAGAAGAGAAGCTCCTAACCGAAAAGAGGTGGCCTTCTGAGAATCCTTGACTAGACACTGAGATTATTATATTACATCAGACTGTAATAGAGTCTCAGATGCTTGACTTGGTTATTTGAAGAATGATTCATTTCCAGGCGGGATATTGGAAATCTGACTTTCTCTTTAACAGCTACTATTTACACCTCAAAGGTaaaaattttaataattattacaaataaaaacaaacaaacaaacaaaaaaaaaacacaacacaacaaaacccaAAATATTGGGTTTAAATCTGGATTTTAAGGGTTATAACACACAAAGAATCATTTAGATTATAATGCACTTGTAGAACCTCCTGGAAAACGTGACAAGGAACTGAAATGTCGACTGTTTAGCTTGTTCAGTACAGGGGTTGAAATGGgttaaaatgtctgtgttcatgGAGATAAATTAACTGCATATTTAAAGTTTTTCAGTAGTTTCACAGCAAATTCTCCAAATGCAACATCATGTTATGGAAGGTTATAATATAGTTATAGAAAAAAGCTATATCTATGGTAAAGTTCAATAAATAATGTTGGATAATATATTATCATACATGTTGTAGAGcaatgattttatatttaactacACTATTTGTGTACGTCTACATTGATGCTTGAGTATTAGGATCAAgatcacataaataaaatgaaataaggCATAGGGAACAcaagtttagtttaaattataaaaaagcTTTAGCCTGATCACTAAGAGTAAAGTGCAACAGTGAGTGTTTTAACATTCAAACAGCATCTACAGTAGATACAGCATTTCCTGATCCTGACTGAGATATCAGTCTGGATCAGGAACAAGAAGTTCTAGCTACTGACGGGAACAAGTCTTTCGGATGACTGCGGCATGCAGGGTAATTTTCATCAAAGTTACTTCAAGTTCTTTTTGTTGGTTTCTGAATGCCTGGAGTATACTGTTGAGTGTGTTTTAGTCTTTAAACTAGTTGTTCTAGACCCCACATGAAATGCTGTAAAATCAAATTAGAAAGAACTACAGTAATTAATACCTACAGGTGAACCAGGCTAGATACAAGTGAATGTATTTACTGATCTTACCTTCACCCAGATCCAAGACAGCAAGCACAGCACTGCTCCGAGCCTCCCCTAGATGATTATTGGCAATGCAGGTGTAGAGGCCAGCATCACTGGGTTTGCAATCCCTAATCCAGAATCCTCCATACTCCTGGTTTTCCATGTTAAGGAGCTCATCATTGTGGTACCAGTACAGGGACGGTTGGGGGTCTCCGGCCACAGTCACCTTGAGACGGATGTCACAGCCTGTCCCTACAGCAGCGTTCCTCATTTTGCGCATAAAAAAAGGTGGCGTTGGGGTGGGATAACCAGGTCCTTGAGGTTCTGGGACAATTTGCTCTGAGCTTGCTTTGGACCGTTTTGGGGGGATGATGGGGCTTGAAGGCGCTACTGCTTCATCTGCCCCTTTTTTCAGGGTCATCTGCACCTCGGCTTTTCTCATGGTTGAACTGGTTTGGTGGGTCTTCCAGTGAATTCTATAACTATATAACTAAACTGTATGACTATAACACTGCCTCACGGCCCTCCTATGATATTCTAAACCAAAGTTCAGTCCGATCATTGAAATATTTCAGCAGTCCTTACACATACGTTGCATTTAACAGTAAAGTTAATGTAGTTctcacattttataaataagaTCAGTCAATCCTCACCCGTCCTAAACTGTTTACtaggaaaacatttatttaaatatttaaaatcgTATCTGTCATAGATAAATTTGCCTCAAGATGTTGTTTTCTGACCTGAGTTGTTGTccgaagaagaaagagaagttTCCGGGTAATTAAGCAGATCGAGATAGCTGCCCCTGTCCTGCCCAGAGGTATTTTTAGGGCAAGACCCACTAGATCATGTTGCATTAACAGCTCCCTTGACTTGTCTCTTGGAAGTGACGGCCCcactttttccctttcttttgTTGATGTTCTTTGACTTTTCAGACTTTTGCAGTCATCTCCCAGTAGTGTGTTACTTCTTTGTCGAACCTTCAGTGAGTTTCCTTTTATTGCCAGCAGTCTCCAGGTTTGTTCTTTCTTGGCTTCTGGTTGAATGCAGCCATCAAACCCTGTCCAGCAAGTTGCACAGTGTTCCCCCCTCCTTGTCCCATGAGTTAAGCCACTCACCTCATGATCTCCCACTACCCCTACCAGTCAGTCTGAAGGGGGAAATGAGTGTCGCAGCCTAGCAAGGCTCGCAGTGACAGCTGCATGGTGATCTGTCTGCCCATTCATTGCTGAGCTCCCGCCCCTTGTCATTTTTAGCCAACCTCAGGTCAGTACGCTTGGCACAGACGAGCGCAGTGGTCAGTACGGGACAGAAATCACATTTGTAGATCAAATGTAGAGACTGATGTTGAGCTCCCAGTTATGTTGAGGTGATCAAATGTTacgaaaaagaaaacattatcaCTGCATAAGTAGGTTCTACATTTACTGAACTGACTGAGACAGggtataaaatgaaaatgtgatacGTTTTCAAGAAATATTATATTCATTGGTGTTTAAAttaagtaacaaaaaaaaaacgaacacGTTGACTtcagtcaaaataaaatttcattaTTCTTGATATCTGAAAAGGTATTACTTAGCATAAAAAAGACATGAATGATAGCATTTTGATACAAATaatagaacaacaacaaaaaaaattattaactGCAATTTATAACTTGATACTTGATAATAAACTAACCAAAGCTATTATCATAGAAAATATGACCTTAATAACAAGCTAACTTAGTGTTTGCTATTAACATGCAGTTCTACAATTAGCCTATGAAGCAGTAAACCCACTGTCAAAGGCAACTGCAAATTATTTTATGATGAAATATTTTGCAATTGCTCATATTCCGGTTTAAATCTAACTAATGCTAAGGTTACTGACAGTTTAGGGGCTTGCTAACTTTACTAGCATGTTCCTATACACATGCTAACTCCTTGCTAAAGTAGCTTGAAACATTATTAAGTCAAACATGCAAGAAACCAAGTCCTAATAGTGAAAGTGTGAAAGTTTGTTATTCAAAAACAACAGATATTGTGTTAAAAACCACACTGTTTTTAGGTTGTTTCTCTATCAGCTGTGTTATaagaatcagaaacagaaagccACGTAGATGTTTGAAGACTTTAATGATAATTTCATTTATACAGATTCTGCAGATTATTGGGTCTATGAATGACAACTAGTTGTCTTCAgctaaatacatatacatacagaaaGCTTTACCTGTtcctataaaaaaaagaagctggaaATAACAAAGAACACTGATATTAGTTTGGAAATATAAATCAGAAACTTACTGACTTACTAGACTatgtaataatttacatttacaggctataaaagaaaaaattacaTCGGCTAGATTTTTTATTAAGTATCCTGAGTCAAGGTCAAAAGGTTTTTTCAGTTGCCTCACTACATgttcatcagctgctgctttgtgtctgCGTTGTGACAGAGTTTTATCGTGTTTTTGTCACATTGTAAATTGAAATGTGTCAAACATGTTTCCCACAGTTTCCTCATGACACAGCATGAGGAAAGACAGGGGGTTTAAGTAGTTcgccacaaaaagaaaagagaaattgaATTAGAAACCAAAACcaagttaaataaaagcatgaaaacatatgtaCAAATTTTACAGTGGCAACTTGAGgcattttgttattgttattttttggAATAATTCAAATTATAAAGCAAAACATGAGCCACAATATGAATACAACTCTCAAGGCCAGTAATTTGTTGTCCTCACATGACTGTAGACGTGATCTCTGATGACAGTGAAGACCTGCTGCTTCTTGTCACTGTTGTTCTCTCCAGGATTCCCATTTTCCTCATTATCTGCCACAGATTCCTCCTGAACTTCTCTCCCACGAAGGCATACAGCACTGGGTTGACACAACTGTGAAGTAGCCCCAGACTTTGGGTGGCGAAGACGGCCTGATCCACTGCTATCCTTGCTGGGCACTTGTAGAGCACTATCTTTGTCCTAAAAAAAGTATCTGTCATCACTGCGAGGTGGTACGGCGTCCAGCAAAGCAGAAAGGCGaccaccacaaacacaatcacTTTCATGGCTCGTTGACGCTGGAACCCCCCGCGGATGTGAAGGAGGCGCCTGATGGTTACACCATAACAAGGCAACATGATGGCCAGGGGGATAACGAAACCCAAAGTGTGGCTAAGAATCCTGGTGCCCAGCCGCCACTCACTAGCGCTGCTGGCATCATACAGTTCAGAACACACTATGCGACTAGAGTTTTGAGAAGTAAAAGAAGAACTGAAGATCCCTGGCAGAGACAGCACAGCCCCAACAGCccagacagcagcacaaactgccCAGCTGATCAACTGTCGGTTAGCCCTGCGGGCCTCCATAGCTCGCACAATCACCATGTAACGATCCATACTGATGCAAGTCAGGAAGAGAATGCTGGAGTAGAAACTTAGCTCTTGGATGACGGTGACAATTTTGCACAAGGCATCTCCAAAAATCCAGCCCCATGTAACCGAGACAGCCCAGAACGGGAGAGTAATGGCCAGGAAGAGGTCGGCGACTGCCAGGTGGAGAAGGTAGAGGTCGGAGGGCGCCAGTGCCTGCTTGCTATGGCCAATCACCAGCCCCACTACCAGATTTCCAGGAATCGCCAACAGGAAAATGAGGACATAAAACACGCTGACAATGATAGACACTGTATCTGGCACGGGGACGGAGTTGCAGGGCTGCGTTTCAGGGTTTATGAAAAACTCTGAGTCATTATAAGTAAAGTTGAGTTCGTCATAAATCGAACTAAAATCAGGAATGAATGAAGATGTGTTTGGATctgaggacaaaaaaaagaaaaaaaaaagatgaaatgttaGACATATAAAATACCTGAAAGGATTATAAGCCTGTTTGTACAGAATATGACATATATTTATGGGAAGAGGTTTTACATTCTTgctttaaaatgatcaaataaagcACCACCTAATGTATTAAAACTAATAATCAGACATTTTTTCATCGGGATATAATAGTACAGAATTATACAATATCCGTTTTACCCAATTGCCTGTTAAATATTGCAATGAGATATTAAGGGTTGCTCAAACTGtctgttttaaaattaattttaaaaaaaagctgaaaatgtgaaaaacttccaattgttgttttaaaggaaCAACTGCATAAAATCAACCAGCATGGTAACAATCAAATAACAATCAGGCCACAAAAGTATAATCAtccaacaataataaaacaataacattaaaataaaaaagttaaactgAAACTTGTGTTAAAACAGTCTGGATAAAAATATTCACCCGTCATAGTGGCGTCTTTAGTGCGGCAGCCTCTTGAGTGTGTCGCAGAAGACAGAAGGAACAAACTCTCCCATCCTTTACACCCCTCCCATCACTCCAATCATATGctcattttttgt
This Anabas testudineus chromosome 21, fAnaTes1.2, whole genome shotgun sequence DNA region includes the following protein-coding sequences:
- the LOC113172714 gene encoding C-X-C chemokine receptor type 2-like, translated to MTDPNTSSFIPDFSSIYDELNFTYNDSEFFINPETQPCNSVPVPDTVSIIVSVFYVLIFLLAIPGNLVVGLVIGHSKQALAPSDLYLLHLAVADLFLAITLPFWAVSVTWGWIFGDALCKIVTVIQELSFYSSILFLTCISMDRYMVIVRAMEARRANRQLISWAVCAAVWAVGAVLSLPGIFSSSFTSQNSSRIVCSELYDASSASEWRLGTRILSHTLGFVIPLAIMLPCYGVTIRRLLHIRGGFQRQRAMKVIVFVVVAFLLCWTPYHLAVMTDTFFRTKIVLYKCPARIAVDQAVFATQSLGLLHSCVNPVLYAFVGEKFRRNLWQIMRKMGILERTTVTRSSRSSLSSEITSTVM